From Corallococcus caeni:
CCGGGGCACGGGCCGCGCCGGGTCCACGGGCGTCTCCAGGTTGGCGAAGGCCACGTCCGCGTCCGCCATCAGCGCGCGCACGCCCGGGGAGAGGGCCTCGCTAAAGCCGCTGCGAATCCACATCACATCGCCCACGGCGCACAGGTTGAGCGCCGCGGGCGCGTCGGGCTTCCAGCTCCCGGAGGCGAGGTGCCGGGCGACGCGCGCGAAGTGCTCGGCGTCCCCGGTGCGGCGCGGCTCGGGGACGTGGAGGAGGCTCTTGGCGATGTAGCGCAGGTTGAGGTCCCAACGGGACAGCGGCCAGCGGCCGTCCTCGTAGCGGAGGTCCGCGTACAGCTGGCGCAGGGCGTTCATGGGCGCTTTCGTTCCAGGGTGACGAGCCGCACGTCCTCGTCCACGACGGTGGGCCCGGCGAGCAGCGCGCGTCCCATGACGTCGAGGTAGCTGTCGAAGACGGGGGCGCCGCGCGCGAGCAGCCCGGGGCGCAGGTGGGTGTGCAGCCTCGCGAGGTTGTAGCCGGGCACGCGCGGATAGAGGTGGTGGTCCAGGTGGTAGTTGAGCCCGTTCCAGAGGAAGGTGACGAGCCGCGTGCCGCGCACCGTCGTCGCGGTGTGGAAGCGGTCCCCGCGCCACGTGTTGGCGTGGTGGTCCGCGATGGACTTCAGGCCGTTGAGGGGGCTGGCGAAGAGCACCGGCAGCAGCCAGCACTCCACCGCGCCGGGGACGAGCCCGTGCCGCGACAGCAGCCAGAAGAGCCCCGCGTAGAAGCCCGCGTAGCAGAGCAGCACCGCGCCATGGCGGCGCAATCGCGCGCGGGAGAAGTGCTGCAGCGGATAGAGGACGTTGAAGTAGATGAGGCTCAGCGGGATGCCGAGCAGCACGGTGGCGTAGAAGAGCGCGCACAGCCCGAGCGAGCGGCGGCCCGCGTTGTAGGCGTCGGGGTCCTTCTCCGTGCGGTTCCAGCGGTGGTGCGCGAGGTGGTCATGGCGCATGGGCTCGTAGGCGATGCCCACGAGCAGGCTGAGCGCGTTGCCGAAGAGGCGGTTCTGCCACGGCCTCCGGAAGAGGTTGTCGTGCCACGCGTCGTGGTCGAGCTGGATGAGCCCCATCACCGCCCCACCCGCCAGCATCCACAGCGGCAGCTTCACCCAGACGCTGCCCGCGCGGGCAATGGCCACGGCCGCCGCGACCCAGACCCCCAGGTGCAGCGCCGTCATGCCCACCGCGCGCAGGGGGCGGATGCGGAGCAGCTCCACCAACTCGGCGCGGGAGAGGCCGGGCTCCGGGGGCGCGGCACCGGGCGGATCAGCGGGACATAAGAGGGCTGGCTGCATGGCGCGTCAGAAGTAGCGAGGGACGCGCTGGCAATAGCGCGCGTAGGGCTCACCGAGGCGGTCCGCGAGGAACCGCTCCTCCTGGAGCACCAGTTGATGGAAGAGCCCCCCGAGCGCCGCACAGGCGCCCAGCGTCACCGCGGACGGAGCCCAGAGCGAAGCCCCTACGAGGTACAGGTAGGAGAACACGTAGATGGGGTTGCGCGAGTAGCGGTGGAGTCCCCCCTCGTGCAGCTCGGGCCGGGCCTCCCCCGCGTCCACGCCGATGCGGAACGCCGGGCCCATTCCATACTGGGCCCACAGCATGCCCATGAGCCCCACGACACCGGGCACCCAACCCGCGAGCGGAGGAATGGGCAGCAGCGGCCGTCCCCAGGACATGGCGGACCACGCGGGCCAGAACGCGGCCGCGAGCATGGAGCCGGCCCAGAGCAGCGAGACACCGCTGATGCGCCGCGTGACGCGCGTGTGCGCGGAGTCCGCCGCCGCGCGCCGGTAGGCCAGCGGGCTGCGCCCGAAGCGCAGGCGGTAGACGAGGCTGGAGCCCAGGTGCCCCGCGAGCACGTGCAGGGAGATGAAGCCCAGGTACACCCCGGGCGCCTCGCGCAGCCCCATCATGGCGCGAGCACCTCCGCCCGCAGGCCGAAGCCCGAGGACGCCCACCCGGCGACGCGCTCCGTGAAGTCGCGCAGCTCCTCGCGCGTCCAGAGGCCCTGGAAGGCCGCCGTGTTGATGTTGAGCGTGTCCGCGAACGACAGGCCCGTGGCGCCCCAGGTGGCCGTGTGGCTGCGCATGGAGCGGATGCGGAACGGCGCCTCCGTGAAGTGCGTGTCCATCCGTCCCAGGTAGGTGACGACGAGCGTGTTCGTCCGGGGCTCGGCGATGAGCCCGGGACGCGCGTTCTTGCGCAGCACCCGCGCCGGTACGAGCCGGGCCACCGCCATGCACTCCAGCGCCGTCGTCCAGTGCACGCCCTCATCGAGCACCCGCTGCACCTCGGAGCGGAGGAAGCGGGCCAGCTCGCGCGGAGCCTCCAGCCGGGAGCGGACCTCCTTCAGGGAGAGCTCAATCGGCACCGCGGAGCAGCCATTGCCCAGCGTCCGCCCGAGCCCCAGCATCCGCCGCAGGTCCACCGGCATGCGCAGGCGGATGCGTCCGTCCGCCGGGGACTCTCGCAGCGCCACGCCCGCGAGCAGCGCGGAGAAGAAGACCTCCGACGCCTGGAGGTCCGTGTCGCCCTGGGGAAGCGTGAGCCGCGCCGTGGCCAGGAGCGCGTGTCCGGCGGTGTCCCCGCTGCGGCGCAGCCCCATTCCCCGCTGCGCCAGGAGCCGCCGGCGCGGACTCGCGAGCCCCAGCACCCGGCCAGGCTGGCGCAGCGCCGCGAGCAGCACCTTGCCATCCGTGAGCGTCGAGGGCTCCAGCGGGCGCGACTCCGACCCGCGTCCCGCGCAGAGCAACCACAGCCGCTCCAGCAGGTGCGCCAGCGCCTTCGCGTCCCCGATGGCGTGGTGCAACTGGATGCCCAGCAGCCAGGGCCCCTGGGCCGCGTCCACCATGGGATGCAGGTGCAGCCGCAGCGGCACGTCGCGCGTGAGGTCCACCCGCGTGTTGATGATTCGCGCCACGGCGTCGGGCTCGGACAGGGGCTCCGCGCCTTCCACCAGGACCGCGTCCACCTCCACGTCCCCGCGCACCGCGGGCACCCATGCGCGGCGCGCGTCGTTCCAGGCCACGTTGAGGCGCTCGTTCTCCCGCACCAGCGCGCGCAGCCCCCGGCGCAGGAGCGCCACGTCGGGCCTGTCCTCCAGCCGCAGCAGCACCGTGGCCCAGATGGTGGCGACCTCGCCGTCCAGCCGCGCCATCACCGTGTCGACGAAGTTCGCGCGCATCGCTCCATCCATCCCGCGAAGAGTTCCCGGGCCCGCGCGCCGTCCAGCCGGGCGCGGCTCACGACTTCGCACGCGGCCCTCGGGTCCGCCACGTACTGGAAGACGAGTTCATCCGGCTCACGCTGGTGGAGGCGGATGCCCGTCGGAAGAAAGCCGGCCGCGAGGAGCACCGGCGTCCCCTCGGCCACCCACTGGGGCTCGCCCATGGGCAGGTGGATGAGGTCCACACGCGCCCGCTCCGACGTGAGCGCCTCGGTGCCCTCCGCGCTGAAGCCCACGAGGACCCGCCGCTCCAGACGCAGCGAAGCGTTCCATTCGAGCGGACGCAGCACGGCGCCCTCCCTCCATGCCCGGCGCTCCAGCGGCGTGAAGGCCACCGACTCCGCGAGCCCCACCCCGGCCAGGATGGACGCGAGCCACTCCCCCCACGGGCCCTCGGGCAGGTAGCGCCGGCGTGGCGGCGGGGGCGCGAGCACTGTCGTCATCGCCAATGCCTGCATGGGCACGCCCAGGCCCTCCTCCACGCCAATCACCGTCTCGCCCCGCGTGTAGTTGACGACGAGGCCCATGGGCCTTGCCCGCATGAAGCGCGAGGCGTAGCGCTGCGCCATGACGTGCAGCGTGGAGGTGTTCTGGTGCAGGAAGCCCACCCAGCGCCCGAGCCGCTCCAGCAGCGAGCCCCACAGCGCCTCGTGCTCGGCGCGGCCCGTGAGGGTGCGGCGGCTCGGCAGCGCCACGGAGAGCCCCGAGTCCAGCGAGTCCCGCCCCGGCCTGCGCCACAGGCCCGTGTGCCACAGCAGCGCCCCCCGCGCGTCGAACTCGCCGAGGCTCAGCAGCGCCCCGTCCCTCCAGAGCCGCACGGCGCCGCCGGGCTCGTAGAGGAACGGGTAGGAGTACGTCTCCGCGTAGCGCGCGTGAAGCAGCTCGCGGAAGGCCGGCTCATCGGGCTCGGCCAGCCAGCGCGTGTGCTCGCTGGGGTTGGCGGCGCGAAGGTCGTCCATCAGGGAAACAGCTCGGTCCCGGCCCATGCGCGCTAGCAATGCATCATTGAGGCCAGCCGGGAAGTCCCCGCTCCCGCCCGGACGCAACCTCGCTCGCCCAGCCTCTCGTGCATTGCCTGGCACACGGGTGTGCAGCCCCCTGCACACCCGAGGCGCATCAGAGAGGGATGGGGCGGCACAACGATCCGACGTAAGAGCAAGGCAATCGTGCTCGCCTGGCTTCGCTCTCTCGTCGTCGAGGAGTGAAGCGCCAGTCGGCCGACCGCGGGAGCGAGGACTTCAAGCCCGTCCTGCGCTCGCGCCCAGGGTGACGAGGAACTCGTCCAGCTGCTCGAACGTCTCGACCAGCCCATCCGCCGCCCCGCCGGCAGCGTCGAGCGCATCCTTCGAGGGGTAGAGCTCGCTCACGACCAGCAGCGTCTTGTCCCCTTTTTCCTCGAAGGTCACCGTGGTGACGGACGTGTTGTCACCCCCTTCCTCATTGGTCCAGACGAGGAGCGAGTGCGGTGTCACTTCGGTGTACGTCCCGAAGAACGCCATCCCCTGGCCGAACACCAGACTGTATTTGCCCCCGGTACGAACATCCATCTCGCAGGAGACCAGTAACCGTCCGGCCAACGACGTGCCGGATCGCTTGAAAGCAGACGGGAGGCATGCGGTGACGCGCGGCGCGATGGATGGAGCCGGATGCTTCAGGACGCGTCGGCTGCGCGCAGACGCTTCCACTCGTGCGGCAGCAACTCGCCGATGCGCGCGTTCGGGTGCGTCTGGACACGCAGCAGCACGTCGGCGAGGTAGGCCTCGGGATTGACGCCGTTGGCCTCACAGGTGGCGACGAGGGCGTAGAGGCCGGCGAGGTTCTAACTCGTCGATGGTGCTCGAGGCGCATTGTGCCACGGCACGTTCCATTCTGTGTTTCACATCCTCCACATGGCGCTCATACAGGGCATTGAAGATGGCCTGCTTGTCCGGGAAGTACTGATACAGAGAGCCGATGCTGACCCCCGCCACCTCCGCGAT
This genomic window contains:
- a CDS encoding TetR/AcrR family transcriptional regulator, whose product is MQAVLDAVPRVLKRHGAGAVTTNRIAEVAGVSIGSLYQYFPDKQAIFNALYERHVEDVKHRMERAVAQCASSTIDELEPRRPLRPRRHL
- a CDS encoding fatty acid desaturase family protein, with amino-acid sequence MELLRIRPLRAVGMTALHLGVWVAAAVAIARAGSVWVKLPLWMLAGGAVMGLIQLDHDAWHDNLFRRPWQNRLFGNALSLLVGIAYEPMRHDHLAHHRWNRTEKDPDAYNAGRRSLGLCALFYATVLLGIPLSLIYFNVLYPLQHFSRARLRRHGAVLLCYAGFYAGLFWLLSRHGLVPGAVECWLLPVLFASPLNGLKSIADHHANTWRGDRFHTATTVRGTRLVTFLWNGLNYHLDHHLYPRVPGYNLARLHTHLRPGLLARGAPVFDSYLDVMGRALLAGPTVVDEDVRLVTLERKRP
- a CDS encoding methyltransferase family protein — translated: MMGLREAPGVYLGFISLHVLAGHLGSSLVYRLRFGRSPLAYRRAAADSAHTRVTRRISGVSLLWAGSMLAAAFWPAWSAMSWGRPLLPIPPLAGWVPGVVGLMGMLWAQYGMGPAFRIGVDAGEARPELHEGGLHRYSRNPIYVFSYLYLVGASLWAPSAVTLGACAALGGLFHQLVLQEERFLADRLGEPYARYCQRVPRYF
- a CDS encoding SRPBCC domain-containing protein — protein: MDVRTGGKYSLVFGQGMAFFGTYTEVTPHSLLVWTNEEGGDNTSVTTVTFEEKGDKTLLVVSELYPSKDALDAAGGAADGLVETFEQLDEFLVTLGASAGRA